A window of the Scylla paramamosain isolate STU-SP2022 unplaced genomic scaffold, ASM3559412v1 Contig71, whole genome shotgun sequence genome harbors these coding sequences:
- the LOC135098626 gene encoding uncharacterized protein LOC135098626, with the protein MEIIESNKGGLKLCYSGYMYTKQWSRGETVRWRCVKRTLSCKGALTTSLQNENPTLLTEHNHDGDESAIEAAKCKSRMKTLAKTTRDKPGQIYAQNALTMRTQAQAHFVSQEHCKRLIRHHQSANQPRDPASLQELVISGEWASTGGPEPQPFLIYDNGQDSNNRIIVFASEQTLRHLAKSDIWMMDGNFAMAPPKFTQLYVIRVPLGNTAVSVVYAFLQHKTQNTYEQLFTAVLEKCAEYHLYPDPRTVMLDFEQATLQAITAILGSEVTIRCCFYHLTQSSWRKIQELGLATVYKENEDIKLFCAMVDSLAFLPLEDVSAGMNYLKHNTPEGMEPFVTYFDQTYVTGTYRRVQRQQDDNEIPRVQLRLIPPRFPPEIWNVHEATIRDESRTNNLCEGWNNRYSRLVGHSHPTIWRAIQWIQADHAVVATQLVLESRGEPPKKRQKRVYKNLQTRMKNLCQDRRDGRKSVEEFLHGAGHNIRWKS; encoded by the exons ATGGAAATTATCGAAAGCAACAAGGGAGGTCTCAAACTGTGTTACAGTGGATACATGTATACCAAGCAGTGGTCAAGAGGTGAAACGGTGCGGTGGAGGTGTGTCAAGCGAACACTTTCATGTAAAGGGGCATTAACAACATCTCTTCAAAATGAAAACCCAACACTTTTAACAGAACACAATCATGATGGTGACGAAAGTGCTATTGAAGCAGCCAAGTGTAAGTCTAGAAtgaaaacattagcaaaaactaCCAGAGATAAACCTGGTCAAATATACGCCCAAAATGCCTTAACCATGAGAACCCAAGCGCAGGCTCATTTCGTATCACAAGAACATTGTAAACGACTGATTCGGCATCACCAAAGCGCCAATCAGCCTCGCGACCCTGCTTCATTACAGGAACTTGTTATCTCGGGAGAATGGGCATCAACAGGTGGACCAGAACCACAACCGTTCCTGATTTATGACAATGGTCAAGACAGTAACAATCGCATTATTGTTTTTGCAAGTGAACAGACCCTACGACATTTAGCAAAATCAGACATCTGGATGATGGATGGAAATTTTGCCATGGCCCCTCCTAAGTTTACACAATTGTATGTAATTCGTGTTCCTCTCGGAAACACTGCTGTCTCCGTTGTTTATGCATTCCTTCAACACAAGACTCAAAACACCTATGAACAACTTTTTACGGCAGTTCTTGAGAAATGTGCAGAGTACCACCTGTATCCAGACCCTAGAACCGTTATGCTTGACTTTGAACAAGCAACTCTACAGGCCATCACGGCAATACTGGGATCGGAAGTTACTATTCGCTGCTGCTTCTACCATCTGACACAGTCATCatggagaaaaatacaagagtTAGGGCTGGCAACTGTGtacaaggaaaatgaggatataAAGTTGTTCTGTGCTATGGTCGACAGTTTAGCTTTCCTTCCCCTAGAGGATGTGTCTGCCGGCATGAATTACctcaaacacaacacaccagaGGGCATGGAGCCTTTCGTCACTTACTTCGATCAGACCTACGTAACGGGAACTTATCGACGAGTCCAAAGACAGCAAGATGACAATGAGATCCCAAGAGTTCAGCTCCGCCTCATTCCTCCACGGTTTCCTCCAGAAATCTGGAATGTGCATGAAGCAACTATTCGAGACGAGTCTCGCACGAACAACTTATGTGAGGGATGGAACAATCGATACAGCAG GTTGGTTGGTCACAGTCACCCAACAATATGGCGGGCAATCCAGTGGATCCAAGCTGACCATGCTGTTGTAGCTACCCAGTTGGTGCTAGAATCTCGTGGCGAGCCTCCCAAGAAACGGCAGAAGAGGGTGTACAAGAATCTACAAACACGAATGAAGAACCTCTGCCAAGATCGCCGTGATGGTCGCAAATCAGTTGAGGAGTTTTTACATGGAGCGGGTCACAACATTCGATGGAAGTCCTAA